The genome window GCCAACGATGATGCAGGTTTTTGAAATCGGCACAAAATCGATGATCAATAGTGGTTTTGTGGAACCGATTCAGACACTCATTGATGAAGATGGTTATGATATGAGCGGTTTAGAAGAAAATATCACAAACTACTATAAAATTAATGATACTTTTTATTCGATGCCATTTAACTCTTCTACACCAGTTATGTATTACAACAAGGATGCTTTTAAAGCAGCAGGTTTAGATCCCGAGAAAGCTCCCGCAACATTTGAGGAAGTAGAAGAAGCTGGAAAAGCGATAGCAAAAGCAAATCCAAAAATGAAAGGATTTGCCCTCCAAGCGTATGGTTGGTTATATGAGCAATTATTAGCTAACCAAGGAGCATTATTAATGAATAATGAGAATGGACGAACAGACACACCAACAGAAATTGGCTTTACGGATGAACAAGGAAAGTCGGTTTTTCAATGGGTTAAACGAATGATTGATGACAAAACCTTTGCTAACTATGGCACGAATGGTGACAACATGGTAGCTGGATTCCTTGCAGGAGATGTAGCAATGTTTATGCAATCGTCTGCTAGCGCAAGAGACGTCATTGATAATGCGTCTTTTGATGTAGGTGTGGCTTTTATTCCCCATCCAGAAGCTGTAGAAAGACAAGGTGTAGTTATAGGTGGAGCAAGTCTGTGGATGATGAAAGATAAGAGTGAGGAGGAGAAAAAAGCAGCCTGGGAATTTATGAAGTACTTACAAACAAAAGAAGTTCAGGCAAAATGGCATGTTGGCACAGGATATTTTGCAATTAATCCAGATGCTTATAGTGAACAAGTTGTAACAGAAGCATATGAGAAAATGCCACAATTGAAAGTTACAGTGGAGCAATTGCAATCTACTAAGTCTTCTTATGCTACACAAGGTGCTTTAATGGATATGATTCCAGAAGGACGTCGCATTAGCGAAACAGCACTTGAGACAGTTTATAACGGTGGCGATATCGAGGAGACGTATAGCAATATGGTAAAACAATTTAATGAAGCAATTGAAAAGGCGAATCGGGCTAGAAAATAATAGATCGTTTAGGAAACAGATTAATTTTATACTAGTTAGTCTGTTTCTTTGCCATTAACAAAGGAGAGAGAAAGCATGAATCAAACCAAAGTATACGGACATAGAGGCGCAAAAGGCCGATTTCCTGAAAATACGCTTCTTAGTTTTCAACAAGCGATACTACAAGGAGTAGATGGAATTGAATTAGATATCCACCTGACAAAGGATGGGGAAGTAGTTGTTATTCATGATGAATTTTTAAATCGCACAACTGACGGAACTGGGGTTGTAAAATCCTATACACTAGAAGAGCTTAAACAATTTAGTGCGGGAAGTAAATTTTCCTCCCTTCCTGATTATGAAGAAAGCTGGATCGCAGAAAAAGTGCCTACATTAAAAGAGGTATTACAGTTGCTTGCTCCATACGATATCGAATTAAATATTGAACTTAAAACTTATACATTTGCATATGAAGGAATTGAAGAAAAGACTCTAGCACTTGTGAACGAATTTGGAAATGGGCGGAAGGTTGTTTATTCTTCTTTTCATTTGCCGACTTTATTAAGAATAAAAGGACTGGATCCATCTGCTTCGATTGCGTGGTTATTAAATCAAGTCATTTCCAACCCTCTCGATTATATAAAAAGCTTGGAATTAGAGGCTTTGCATCTCCATAAAGAAATGGTGATGGATAACTTAAAAGATTGGCAGGAATTAAGAAAGCATGTAAGAGTATGGACTGTAAATAAAAAGGAAGAGTTAACTAATCTTATCGAAGCCGAAGTAGAATCTATTATTACTGATTATCCAGAAGTGGCCATAGCGATTAGACAAGAAAGGGCTGTTTCTGTTGAGTAAATTTTTAAATAGAAGCATCCTTTTGCTGATTTTAATTGTCTTCCTTTCTGCCTGCGGAAATAATCAGTCAGTTCAAACGATGGTCAGTCCATCTGTGACAGAACACGAAGAAACTCCAAGGGTGATCGCACATAGAGGGGCAAATGAATGGTACAACGAGAGCACCATTACTGCCTATCAAATAGCAGCTCAATCTGGTGTGGATTCATTAGAAATGGATTTAAGAATGACAAAGGATGGCGAGTTAGTTGCCATGCATGATGACACAATCGATCGGACTACAAATGGCAAAGGGAAGGTTTCTGATTACACATTAGAAGAACTAAGAGCGTTTCAAACAATCGAATCGGATAATAGGAAAGAAATAAAGGAAAAAATTCCCACATTAAAGGAAATAATCGAAACTTTTCAAGATACACAAAAGTACTATATTGAGACAAGGCTGGTTGATGGAAAACTAGCAATGGAGGAAAAGCTAATTAACCTATTAAAGGAGTATGGGCTTTTAGACAAAAATTTGGTGACGATTCAATCCTTTTCAGAGGAGAGTTTATTGAAAATCAAAGAAATGGCACCAGATACTGAATTAGCGCTTCTTTTTCGCAAAGGCTCTTTTTCCCTAGAAAAAGCTAGTACGGTTGATTTTCCTATCATCGGCATAGAGTCTACAGATATTACAAAAGAGGTGGTAGACGAATTACATAAAAAGGAAAAAGAGGTACATGTCTATTTTACGAATAAGAAAACGCAAAAAGTGGAACAAGAACGAGTTCACGAATTTGGAGTGGATGGCTATTTCACCGACTTTATTCATTTTACGAAAGAGATTTTAGCAATATAAACAGGGAAAAATGGGGGTGAAGAATTAATTCACGTCCATTTTCCCTGTTTATATTGCATAGTTAGCTTAAACAAATGTTTTTATATGTTTCGTTACACAGAGTTTTAAATATAGAGTCAGGCAGCGGTAAATAGCAGTCATAAGCAATTTTTGCATGTTCTCGTGCTTTATCGATATTATTAAGTTCCTTATAACAAAGAGCAATAAATATATCTTTGGTATAATAAATAGCTTGGTCAACAGGATGGTTAATATGTTTAGGTATATAAATTGTTCTTAAAATGTCGAGTGCTTCTTTATATACTTTTACATAGTACATCGCTTTTCCCTTTTGAAGCATATTCCAATTATCACCGCTTCCTTTTTGAGTGTTTTCGTCAAAAGTTAAATATTGATCAATGATAGGCATTGCTTGATGGTATTCTCCCTTTACATGCAGTAAGTATTCCACATAAATTACATCACAGAGTTCTTCAAAAATTTTATCTTCTACAAATTCACCATATTGCTTTAGTTTTTTTAAGTAGTAATGAAATTTTTCTTCATCTCCCACTAGCAAGGCAACCACTGTAGCAAGCTTATAGATATCGTCTATTTTGTAGTAGAGTTTTTCTTTTCTCGAGTATTCCAATGCGCTTTCCACTGCTTCTGAAGTTGCTTTTATGTCTCCGATTGCTGAATATAAGGCAGCGATATGATAATCCATAGTGACTTTAGTCATAGGATCTATCTTTATATGAGTTGTTTCAATATGATGTCGTTCTTCCAAATAACATTGTAAAGCGTCTTGATAGCGGTGTTCCAAATAAAAGTTTATTCCTCTGAAGAATGCAATGTTTGCCCGATTAGCAGTAAGATTAAGCGAATCATAAATTAATGCTGCTTTATCACAATATAATGCCCATTCCTTTTTATTCAGACAAAATAGACTGCGGCTATAAATTTCCAATAAGCGAGCTGATTCATAGCTTTCATTCAAATTAGAGATATAGGGCTCAATTAAGGCGGTCAGTTTGGAGCATTGTTCTATGGTTTCCTCAGAGTGTTTAAAATAAATACGAAATTCTTCATGTATCTTTTCTGCTTCCTCTAATACTTTTCTTAATTCAACAATACTTACCTTTTCTAATAACTCTGATATATCAACGCCTAGTCTTCCCGCAATATATTCCAAACTCTCCATAGAAGGGCGCGCTTTATTATTCTCAATTTGACTAAGCATGCCTTTGGTTAATCTATCGCCAGCTAATGCCTCAAGGGTCATTTTTTTTTGTTTTCGTAATGTGCGAATGCGTTCGCCTAACATAATCGTACAACTCCTTCTTTCGATAGTTTAATTATATTAAACTTTTCCTTGAAAGGAAAGTTTTGGTGTGATATGATTTGTTTAATTTAATTAAACTTTTAAAGGAAGGACGATGTTTTGGTGAAAGAATATTCGTTAGAAAAGAGGGCCACCTACCATTTATGGACATTCGTCAGTAGTAAATTAATTGCCACAGCTGGGTCACAAATTTATACATTTGCAATTAGTTTATATATTTTGCATTTAACTGGCTCGTCGATGAGTTTTGCCGTAAATATGTTATGCAATATTTTGCCGCGGACAGTTGTAGCACCTTTTGCTGGGTCTATTATTGATAGGTATCCTCGTAAACATATTGCGATTACAGCGCAGACAGCCTCTACCGTATCTATTGGTGGATTGCTGCTTTATAGTGTAACGATGGGATTATCTCTACCTGCTATTTATACAACATCTTGTATTTTATCTATAACCTCGATGTTTGCGAGCAATGCTTTTACTTCTTCTTTAACAGGATTAGTGGATGAAAGCCGCATTCAAAAAGCGTCTTCCATGAATCAAATTGCTGTTTCTATTGCGCAAATTGCCAGTCCTGCTATCGGTGGAATATTATTCGGTCTTGTCTCCATGTCTGTTTTTTTAACTATTTTTCTGATTGCCTCGTTGATTGCTGTTGTACTTGATTCCACAATGAATTTTACATTGTTTGAAAAGGAAAAAGAAAAGGCAGAACAACAGGAAACGGTTTGGAGGAGTTTGAAGGCAGGATTAGTTTATGTTAAGAATCAACCGCTATTAGTAGCTATGATTAGTATTAGTCTTATCGTCAATTTTATTTTTACTGCTTTTAATATTGGTTTTCCTTATGTAGTGAATACAAAACTCCATATGCCATCTGTCCAATTTGGAATGGTGGAAGGTGCTTTTGCGGTTGGTACTTTATTGCTTTCTATTTATCTTTCATTAGGAAAGGAATTTAAACAACCCTTCCAAGTAAGTAAATTGGGAATTATAGCGCTAGGAATATTAATGGCAGCTGCAGCTATTCCAATCTTCATTCCGATGTCGGCAGCCTCTATATTTATCTTTTACTTAATGCTAATGTTTTTGTTTGGATCTGTTAATATACTGGTTAATATCCCAATGATGGTATTAATGCAAAAGAAGATTGCGAATGAATATAAAGGAAGGGTTTTTACTATATTAGAGACATTTGCAATGGGAATGATGCCGGTAGGAACACTTATCTTTGGTGTGTTATATGATTATGTTCCTGCGCAATGGATTCTCTTAATAGCTGGTGCCTTATTGATTATATCAGTATTCATCCTTGCAAGGCCATCTGTGATGGAAAAGGCAGCAGAATCAGGGGATACAGTTCCGGTAACCAAACATAGAGCAACTTCTGTATAATAATGAAGCAAATTTCTACAGTTTCCGTACTCAAAATATCTGGGATGAACCATGGTTTTCCGGAGCAGATAAAAAAGCTGCATCTAAAAATCAAAATCTTTATTCTAAAACTCTCCTTCCGTAATAGGAGAGTTTTTTCTATTGATAAATATAAGATTAATAGGAGATAACGAATATTCTAGTTATAATAAAGAGGAAAGCTGATTATATTAGATTAGTTAAATGAACTTTAAGTAAAAGCAGAGGTAATGTTCTTATGGATAAAAAGGTAAAAGATAAAAAAAAGGAGGAATATCGATCGGCAGAGGATAAAGCTGCTCGTTACTTCGAATCCCTTCAAAAGCAGTTAGTGGATAAGGCTTATGTGTCGCGCTTAACGAACGACTTTCAAACATGGAAAATAAACCATATTCATTCTCCATCCATCCTTAGCTATTTTTCCCGAAAAAAAAGAAAACCACGAGTAAAAGGATATCGCCCTTATATAGAGTGGTTAAACTATGCAGGCAAACTAGATAACTATTTGCATAGAAGTGTTTCCTATCTATATATGCGCGACTTAGGAAAGACGCTTTCTTCTCCTTTCACACAAGAAAGAGTTAATGAAGTAGTTGGAAAGGTGAAAAATTATTTATTAAAGAAAGAAACAAAGGAAGATAATATTAGTGTCTCCCGTATATACAAATTAGCTAAAAAAGATGCTGTTGAACATACAATGATTTGGGTTATGGAAAAACTGAAACGAGTGACTTCACATATTCCTGCTGGGATGAGCGTAGAGCATGCCCAGCGAAAAATCTTGAAGATTTTTGCAGGGGTCTTGATGCACGAATTAGAAGAAAGAAGAACCATGGACCTTTCAGACGAAGAGCGCCAGCTGAGACTAGAAAAAGCTATTAAACTAGGCTTCTATTATGGATTGACCTATCCTTTAATTGATGATTTACTTGATGCCCATATTTTATCACCGGAAGAGGAAGAACGTTATTCTGCTCTAATCCGAAGCGCCTTAGAAACAGGGATAGTCCCACATTTTGGTGTGTGGCATGGAGAAAATAAAGAGCTTATTTCCTT of Niallia circulans contains these proteins:
- a CDS encoding glycerophosphodiester phosphodiesterase — translated: MNQTKVYGHRGAKGRFPENTLLSFQQAILQGVDGIELDIHLTKDGEVVVIHDEFLNRTTDGTGVVKSYTLEELKQFSAGSKFSSLPDYEESWIAEKVPTLKEVLQLLAPYDIELNIELKTYTFAYEGIEEKTLALVNEFGNGRKVVYSSFHLPTLLRIKGLDPSASIAWLLNQVISNPLDYIKSLELEALHLHKEMVMDNLKDWQELRKHVRVWTVNKKEELTNLIEAEVESIITDYPEVAIAIRQERAVSVE
- a CDS encoding MFS transporter, which translates into the protein MKEYSLEKRATYHLWTFVSSKLIATAGSQIYTFAISLYILHLTGSSMSFAVNMLCNILPRTVVAPFAGSIIDRYPRKHIAITAQTASTVSIGGLLLYSVTMGLSLPAIYTTSCILSITSMFASNAFTSSLTGLVDESRIQKASSMNQIAVSIAQIASPAIGGILFGLVSMSVFLTIFLIASLIAVVLDSTMNFTLFEKEKEKAEQQETVWRSLKAGLVYVKNQPLLVAMISISLIVNFIFTAFNIGFPYVVNTKLHMPSVQFGMVEGAFAVGTLLLSIYLSLGKEFKQPFQVSKLGIIALGILMAAAAIPIFIPMSAASIFIFYLMLMFLFGSVNILVNIPMMVLMQKKIANEYKGRVFTILETFAMGMMPVGTLIFGVLYDYVPAQWILLIAGALLIISVFILARPSVMEKAAESGDTVPVTKHRATSV
- a CDS encoding helix-turn-helix domain-containing protein, producing the protein MLGERIRTLRKQKKMTLEALAGDRLTKGMLSQIENNKARPSMESLEYIAGRLGVDISELLEKVSIVELRKVLEEAEKIHEEFRIYFKHSEETIEQCSKLTALIEPYISNLNESYESARLLEIYSRSLFCLNKKEWALYCDKAALIYDSLNLTANRANIAFFRGINFYLEHRYQDALQCYLEERHHIETTHIKIDPMTKVTMDYHIAALYSAIGDIKATSEAVESALEYSRKEKLYYKIDDIYKLATVVALLVGDEEKFHYYLKKLKQYGEFVEDKIFEELCDVIYVEYLLHVKGEYHQAMPIIDQYLTFDENTQKGSGDNWNMLQKGKAMYYVKVYKEALDILRTIYIPKHINHPVDQAIYYTKDIFIALCYKELNNIDKAREHAKIAYDCYLPLPDSIFKTLCNETYKNICLS
- a CDS encoding ABC transporter substrate-binding protein, with the translated sequence MKKTKQLFSIFMLSIVLFMVGCSNNAESSTSGEKQVGPTTVTFWHSMGGAAQEALNSIVEEYNSSQDKVKIKAEYQGTYDEALTKFHTVAGTESAPTMMQVFEIGTKSMINSGFVEPIQTLIDEDGYDMSGLEENITNYYKINDTFYSMPFNSSTPVMYYNKDAFKAAGLDPEKAPATFEEVEEAGKAIAKANPKMKGFALQAYGWLYEQLLANQGALLMNNENGRTDTPTEIGFTDEQGKSVFQWVKRMIDDKTFANYGTNGDNMVAGFLAGDVAMFMQSSASARDVIDNASFDVGVAFIPHPEAVERQGVVIGGASLWMMKDKSEEEKKAAWEFMKYLQTKEVQAKWHVGTGYFAINPDAYSEQVVTEAYEKMPQLKVTVEQLQSTKSSYATQGALMDMIPEGRRISETALETVYNGGDIEETYSNMVKQFNEAIEKANRARK
- a CDS encoding glycerophosphodiester phosphodiesterase, whose protein sequence is MSKFLNRSILLLILIVFLSACGNNQSVQTMVSPSVTEHEETPRVIAHRGANEWYNESTITAYQIAAQSGVDSLEMDLRMTKDGELVAMHDDTIDRTTNGKGKVSDYTLEELRAFQTIESDNRKEIKEKIPTLKEIIETFQDTQKYYIETRLVDGKLAMEEKLINLLKEYGLLDKNLVTIQSFSEESLLKIKEMAPDTELALLFRKGSFSLEKASTVDFPIIGIESTDITKEVVDELHKKEKEVHVYFTNKKTQKVEQERVHEFGVDGYFTDFIHFTKEILAI